From one Lycium ferocissimum isolate CSIRO_LF1 chromosome 7, AGI_CSIRO_Lferr_CH_V1, whole genome shotgun sequence genomic stretch:
- the LOC132062578 gene encoding annexin D4-like — protein sequence MSEANAYAALTKAFSGLGVDENLFISLLGRWNPHQRASYRVSTPGFFTEDERQFQRWNDQHILQLRQEFLRLKDAVVLYTMHPWERDARLFKEALLLKVPQHNVLIETACTRSSEDLLGARKAYHSLFEHSIEEDIAHHIKTHERKLLVALVSSYRYEGPRVNEDLAKAEAKVFVNAIKDAKKKLIENEEIVRILSHRSKLHLKAIYNHYKELTGNFLDEDLDGELISKQVVQCLCAPQAYFSKILIASLRLDVDETAKDSVTRVIVTRADDNDMKLIKEEFHSKYGTTLAGKIEEVANGSYKDFLLTIIAKSD from the exons ATGTCAGAGGCTAATGCATATGCAGCTCTAACCAAGGCTTTCTCAG GACTTGGTGTGGATGAGAATTTATTCATCTCATTATTGGGAAGATGGAATCCCCATCAGAGGGCATCCTACAGGGTAAGCACCCCTGGATTCTTCACAGAAGATGAACGTCAATTCCAGAGATGGAATGATCAACATATCCTTCAGCTTCGTCAAGAATTTTTGCGTCTTAAG GATGCAGTGGTGCTGTACACAATGCACCCATGGGAAAGGGATGCTCGTTTGTTTAAGGAGGCATTGTTGTTGAAAGTACCTCAACATAATGTTCTCATTGAGACTGCTTGCACTCGATCCTCTGAGGACCTTTTGGGTGCGAGGAAAGCCTATCACTCCCTTTTTGAACACTCAATTGAGGAAGACATTGCTCACCATATCAAAACTCACGAAAGAAAG CTTCTAGTTGCTCTTGTGAGTTCCTACCGTTATGAAGGGCCAAGAGTGAATGAAGATCTTGCAAAAGCTGAGGCAAAGGTGTTTGTGAATGCAATAAAAGATGCTAAGAAGAAGCTGATTGAGAATGAAGAGATTGTGAGGATCCTCTCACACAGAAGCAAGCTCCATCTTAAGGCCATCTATAACCACTACAAGGAATTGACCGGCAACTTCTTGGACGAg gATCTTGATGGTGAATTGATCTCGAAACAAGTAGTCCAATGCCTTTGTGCACCACAAGCATACTTCAGCAAG attttgatcgcGTCCTTAAGATTGGATGTGGATGAAACTGCCAAAGACTCAGTGACTCGAGTCATAGTTACAAGAGCAGACGACAATGATATGAAGCTAATCAAAGAAGAATTCCACAGCAAATATGGAACTACCTTGGCTGGCAAGATTGAAGAAGTTGCTAATGGAAGCTACAAGGATTTCTTGCTCACCATAATTGCAAAATCTGACTAA